The proteins below come from a single Tachysurus fulvidraco isolate hzauxx_2018 chromosome 13, HZAU_PFXX_2.0, whole genome shotgun sequence genomic window:
- the mlc1 gene encoding membrane protein MLC1, giving the protein MIQREDESAREEFSYTHIPTLDRASAGGSLSRRLDRERDRVERDSYIVDVRASDLDLDQAEPLHPCFSYRAWLYSILIGCSLLITAGFSLYLGNVFPDAMDYLRCAAGASIPAAVASFAIATNWRVAVVDFQLVYVSTFAVTTTCLVWFGCKLVLSPSAININFNLILLTLLEALMASTVILSARSVDDCCSHNKQVYDGPMAVTPAKFPSRLLKAYAVIEVIIGISSVFGGIIALNMDALLPGPYVSVTFFWILVACFPSAITSHVVSEYPSKCLVETLIAISSVTSPLLFSASGFLSNSVLNFIEILHQEVPAAKQSYDILLMILMVLLLVQAGLTLATVVHCASYKGQLHIGAPERDDSSHLEPYQFEQHGSNGTLREFDKEKAWKAVVVQMAQ; this is encoded by the exons ATGATACAGAGGGAGGACGAGTCTGCACGGGAAGAGTTTAGCTACACTCACATACCCACCCTCGATCGAGCAAGTGCGGGTGGATCGTTGAGTCGACGACTGGACAGAGAAAGGGATAGAGTGGAAAGAGACAGCTACATAGTAGATGTGAGAGCCAGTGATTTGGATCTGGACCAGGCTGAGCCGTTACACCCCTGTTTCAGCTACAGAGCCTGGCTCTACAGCATCCTCATTGGG TGTAGTCTCCTGATCACAGCGGGATTCTCTCTCTACCTGGGTAATGTGTTTCCTGATGCAATGGATTATTTGCGCTGTGCAGCTGGAGCG AGTATCCCAGCTGCAGTTGCGAGCTTTGCTATTGCCACAAACTGGCGAGTAGCA GTGGTTGATTTTCAACTGGTGTATGTGTCCACATTTGCTGTGACAACGACATGCCTGGTATGGTTTGGCTGCAAGCTGGTTCTCAGCCCATCAGCCATCAAT ATCAACTTTAACCTGATCCTGCTTACTCTGCTAGAAGCCCTCATGGCCAGCACTGTCATCCTGTCAGCTCGCTCTGTAGACGACTGCTGCAGTCACAACaag CAAGTATATGATGGTCCTATGGCTGTGACTCCGGCTAAATTCCCTTCCCGTCTTCTCAAGGCTTATGCT GTAATTGAGGTGATAATTGGGATCTCTTCAGTATTCGGTGGTATTATCGCTCTCAATATGGATGCCCTGCTCCCAGGGCCTTATGTTTCTGTCACATTCTTCTGGATTCTAGTGGCT TGTTTCCCAAGTGCCATAACCAGTCATGTGGTGTCAGAATACCCCAGCAAGTGCCTG GTGGAGACATTGATTGCCATCAGCAGTGTCACATCACCACTGCTGTTCTCTGCCTCTGGCTTCTTGTCTAACAGCGTGTTGAATTTTATTGAGATTCTCCACCAAGAGGTTCCTGCAGCCAAG caATCATATGACATCCTCCTAATGATACTGATGGTGCTGCTCCTGGTCCAGGCGGGCCTGACACTGGCCACTGTGGTACATTGTGCCTCCTACAAGGGTCAGCTACATATAGGAGCACCAGAGAGGGATGACAGTTCACATCTGGAACCATACCAGTTCGAG CAACATGGATCCAATGGCACACTGCGAGAGTTTGACAAAGAGAAGGCCTGGAAGGCTGTGGTAGTTCAAATGGCCCAGTGA